CCAAGGAGGAGCGCCCCCACCACCCCGCGGCGCGCCGGGCGAAGCTCGCCGAGCGCTCCGCGGCCAACCGCGGCCGCTCCGGCACCACCGCCAACCGCCGTCGCGCGGGGGACGGGGAGACCCCGGAGACCGTGCTCGGCCGCAATCCCGTCGTCGAGTGCCTGCGTGCGGGGGTCCCGGCCACGGCCCTGCAGGTCGTCATCGGCGGCACCACCGACGAACGCGTCCGCGAGGCGCTGCACCTGGCCGCCGACCTGGGCATCTCGATCCTCGAGGTGGCCAAGGGCGACATGGACAAGATGGCGGGCGGCGCGCTGCACCAGGGCCTGGCCCTGCAGGTGCCGCCGTACGCCTACGCCCACCCCGACGAGCTGCTGGAGATCGCGGCCGAGAGCGGCGAGCCCGGTCTGGTCGTCGCGCTCGACGGGGTCACCGACCCGCGCAACCTCGGCGCCGTCGTGCGGTCGGTGGGCGCGTTCGGGGGCAACGGCGTGGTCGTGCCGCAGCGCCGGGCCGCCGGGATGACCGCGGTCGCCTGGCGCACCTCGGCGGGCACCGCGGCACGGGTGCCGGTGGCCCGGGCCACCAACCTCACGCGGACGCTGCAGGAGTACGCGAGCGCCGGGCTGATGGTCGCGGGCCTCGCCGCCGACGGCGACGTCACCCTCGACGAGTTCGAGCTCGCCACCGACCCGGTCGTCGTCGTGATCGGGTCGGAGGGCAAGGGGCTGAGCCGGCTGGTCAAGCAGACCTGCGACCTCACGGTGTCGATCCCGATGGCCGGCCCGGTCGAGAGCCTCAACGCCTCGGTCGCCGCCGGTGTGGTGCTGGCCGAGATCGCGCGCCAGCGCCGGTCCCGCCTGCGCTGAACCCGTCCGGCGCTGAACCCGGCCTGCGCCGGGCCTCAGGCGACGGTGGCCCGCCCGCGCAGGCGGGCCACCACCCGGCACCCGACGTAGAGCAGGAACGAGATCGCGGCCACGTAGCCCGACACCGGCAGCCCGGGGGCCAGCGACAGGACGGCGCCGCCCACCAGCGCGACCTCCGCGAACACCACCGCGATGACGGTGGCGGCCAGCGGGCTCGCGGTGACCCGCGCGGCCGCCGCCCCGGGCGCGATCATCACCGACAGCACGAGGATCGCGCCGACGATCGGCACCGCGAGCGCCGTGACGAGCCCGACGAGCACCGCGAACACCAGCGACAGCGCCCGCACCGGCACCCCGCGGGCGACCGCGACGTCGGCGTCGGTGCTGGCGAACAGCAGCGGCCGGTACAGCACCGCGAGCACCGCGACCACGACGACGGCGACGACCGCGAGCACGATCAGGTCGGCCGAGTTGACCGACACGATCGAGCCCGTGAGCAGCCCGAACTTGTTCGACGCCCGCCCGCTGTAGAGCGAGAGCATCAGCACGCCGAGCCCGAGCCCGAACGCCAGCACCACCCCGATGACGGAGTCGCGCTCGCGCTGCCGCAGCCCCAGTATCCCGAACACCAGCCCGGCGACGACGGCCCCCACGACGGCCCCGATCCCGACCCCGACGCCGATCAGCAGGGCGGCCGCGCCGCCGGTGAAGGCCAGCTCCGCGGTGCCGTGCACGGCGAACGCCATCCCGCGGGAGACGATCAGCGGGGCGAGGGCGCCCGCGACGATCCCGAGCACCGCGCACGCGATGAGCGCGTTCTGCACGAAGTCGAAGGTCAGCAGCTGCCCGATGCCCTCGAAGGTGAAGATCCGGTCCATCAGTGGTGCGCCCCGCTCGACCCGTCGGCCCCGCGTCCGTCGGCGCCGACCACGACGAGCCGGTCGCGCACCCGCAGGACGTCGACGTCGGTGCCGTAGAGCTCGGAGAGCACCTCGGAGGTCATGACCTCCTCGGGCGGCCCGATCCGGAACCTCCCGTCGACCAGGTAGAGCACGCGGTCGACGAGCGGCAGCACCGGGTTGATCTCGTGGGTGACGAACAGGACCGCGGTGTCGTGGTCGCGGCGCCGGGCGTCGATGAGGTCGGTGACCGTGCGCTGGTGGGCGAGGTCCAGGGAGAGCAGCGGCTCGTCGCACAGCAGGACGTCGGGGTCGCCGACGAGCGCCTGGGCGACGCGCAGGCGCTGCTGCTCACCGCCGGACAGGCGCCCGACCGGGGAGTCGGCGTACGCCGTGCCCCCGACGGAGGCGAGCGCCGCGTCGACCCGGGCCCGGCGCTCGCGGCGCCCGCGCAGGCCGAGGCCGAGCCGGTGGCCGTCGAGCCCGAGCCCGACCAGGTCGCGCCCGCGCAGCGGCAGGTCGGGGTCGAGCGCCTTCTGCTGCGGCACGTACCCGATGGTCGGGTTGCCCCGGCGGGGCGCGGAGCCCGCGATGCGCACCTCGCCACCGGAGAGCGGCAGCAGGCCCAGCAGGACCCGCATCAGCGTGGTCTTGCCCGAGCCGTTCGGGCCGAGCACGGCGAGGAACTCCCCGCGCGCGACGTCGAGGTCGAGACCGTCCCAGAGCGTGCGCTCGCCGAAGCGGACGCTCGCGCCCCGCAGGGCCACGGCGGGGGCGACGACGGGCACGCGCTCCAGTGTGACGACCATCAGACGGGGTTGAGCGCGGCGGTCAGTGCCTCGACCTGGTCGGTCATCCAGCCGATGTAGTCGGTGCCCTCGGGCAGGGTCTCGGTGACCTCGACGACCGGCACGCCCACCGCCTCCGCGGCCTGCCGCACCTGGTCGGTGGTGGGGGTCTCGGTCTGGGCGTTGAGGATCAGGGCGCGCAGCGGGTCCGGCGTGGCCGGGTCGAACAGGGCGAGCGTGGCGGCGACGACGGCCGCGGGCGGGTCGGTGTCCTCCTCGACGGCCTCGGAGAACTCCGGCGGGGTGGCGTCGATCAGGCCGGAGGTCTCGATGAGGTAGCCGGGGACCGGCTCGGTGACGGCGACGCGGCCGCCCGGCACCGAGGCGCCCGCGGCCTGCGCCCGCTCGATCAGCCCCGCGACCGCCGCGTCGAAGGACTGCGCGTTCGCGGTGTAGGTGGCGGCGTTCGCGGGGTCGGCGGCCCCGAGCTCCTGCGCCAGCCGGTCGGCGAGGGTCTGCATCGTGGGCAGGCTGTACCAGAAGTGCTCGTTGAACTCGCCGTGGTCGTGCCCGTCGTCCGCCGAGTGCTCCTCGCCCGCCTCCTCGGCGGGGACCAGCCCGGAGAGCTCCGCGACGTCGATGACGGTCCGCTCGCCACCCGCGGACTCCAGCAGCTGCGGCATGAACTCGTCGTACCCGCCGCCGTTGTAGACGACGACGTCGCCGCCCGCGACGGTGGCGGCGTCGGTGGGGGTGCTCTCGTAGGAGTGCGGGTCGGCGGCGGGGTCGCTGATCAGCGACGTGATCGTGACCGCATCGCCCCCGACGGCCCGCGCGATGCTGCCGTAGACGTTCGTCGACGCGACGACGGTGAGCGTCCCGTCCTCGGCGGCGGCGGGGGCGGGTGCCCCGCCCGAGCCGCAGGCCGTCAGCGTGAGGGCGGCGAGGGCGGTGGCCGCCCCGGCCAGTGGACGCAGTCGCATGCGACGAACTCCCGTGCAGTAGCGATAACCGTTGTCGATTCACTCTAGCGTGTGGTGCGGGTGCGGGGCCGCCGGGCTTTCGAGCCCGCGTCTGAACCGTTACGGTTGCCCTGATGCGCGGATCCCGTGACGTACGGCGCCCGGCGACGCTCGCGTCCCTGGCCGCCGAGCTCGGCGTGTCCCGCACCACCGTCTCCAACGCCTACAACCGCCCCGACCAGCTCTCCGCCCCGCTGCGGGCGCGGGTCCTGGAGGCGGCCCGGCGGCTGGGCTACCCCGGGCCCGACCCCGTCGCCCGGTCCCTGCGGACCCGCCGCGCGGGCGCGGTGGGGCTGCTGCTGACCGAGGCGCTGTCCTACGCGTTCCGCGACCCCGCCGCCACCGGCTTCCTGGAGGGGCTGGCGCTGGCCTGCGAGCGGGCGGGGTCCGGGCTGCTGCTGGTGCCGGTGAGCCCCGAGCTGGCCGACGTCACCGCGGTGCACCAGGCGGGCGTCGACGGGTTCGTCGTCTACTCGGTGCGCGAGGACGACCCCCACTTCAAGGCCGTGCTCGAGCGCCCGGTGCCCACGGTGGTGTGCGACCAGCCGCTGAACGTCGAGGGCGTCGACCGCGTCGGGATCGACGACCGCGCCGCGATGCTCGACCTCGCCCGCCACCTCACCGGGCTGGGCCACCGGCGCATCGGGGTGCTCTGCATGCGCCTGGGCACCGGCCGCTACGACGGCCCGGCCGACGTCGACCGGCAGAACGGCGCGACCTACCCCGTGCAGCGCAACCGGCTCGGCGGCCTGCGCGACGGCTTCGCCGAGGCGGGGATCGACTGGGCGGGCGTCCCCGTGCACGAGCGGTTCGCCCACAGCGTCGACGCGGGGCAGTCGGCGGCGGCGGAGCTGCTCGCCGCCCACCCGGAGATCACCGCGATCGCCTGCACGTCCGACATCCTCGCCCTCGGCGCGCTGCGCCACGCCGCCGAGCGCGGGCTGCGGGTGCCCGAGGACCTGACGGTCACCGGCTTCGACGGCGTCCCCGAGGGACTGCGGGCCGGGCTCACGACGGTGCGCCAGCCCGTGCTGGAGAAGGGGCGGGCGGCCGGCGAGCTGCTGCTCGACCGCGGCGACCGCAACCGACCCCGCACCGTCCTGCTGCCCACCGAGCTGATCGTCGGCACCACGGGGGCGGCGCCGCGCGCGCAGGAGCGCTGGTTCCCGGGCTGGTGATCCGGGCCGATCGGGACCCCACCGCGGCGATCGCCTAGCGTCGACGGGTCGCGTCGGACGATCGAGGGAGCGTGCGTGGCCAGTCCCGCACCGGTCGGGCCCGCCCGGTCACCGGACGCGGCCCCGGTGCGCTCGCGGTTCCGGCCCGAGCTGCAGGGCCTGCGCGCCGTCGCCGTCGCGCTGGTCGTGGTCTACCACGTCTGGTTCGACCGGGTCTCCGGCGGCGTCGACGTCTTCTTCGTGATCTCGGGGTTCCTGCTCACCGGGCAGCTCGCGCGGGCGGCCGAGCGCGGCGCGCCCCTCGATCTCGTGCGGCGCTGGAGCCGCACGGTGGTGCGGCTGGTGCCGTCGGTCTGCGTGGTCCTCGTGGGCACCGTCGGGGCCGCGGCGCTGGTGCTGCCCGAGTCCCGGTGGGCGCAGACCGTGCGCGAGGTCGTGGCCGCGGCCCTGTACCTGGAGAACTGGCAGCTCGCCTCGGACGCAGTCGACTACGCCGCCCGCAACGACGTGGCCAGCGTCGTGCAGCAGTTCTGGTCGCTGTCGATCCAGGTGCAGTTCTTCGTGGTCTGGCCGCTGCTCGTCGCGGTCGTCGTCCTGGCCGGACCGCTCGCGGGGGTGCGGGCCCGGCTGCTCGCGGCCCTGTCCGCGGTGCTCGTCGTCTCGCTGACGTGCTCGGTGGTGATGACGGCGCAGGACCAGCCGCTCGCCTACTTCCACTCGGCGACGCGGATGTGGGAGTTCGCGCTCGGGGGGCTGCTCGCGCTCGTCGTCGACGCGCTGGTCCTGTCCCGGCGCGCGCGGCTCCTGGCCGGATGGGTCGGGCTGGTCGGGATGGTGGCCTGCGGGTTCGTCCTCGACGTCGGCTCGTCGTTCCCCGGATGGGCCGCCCTGTGGCCGACCGCCTGCGCCGTGCTCGTCCTCGGCGCCGGCACCTCGGGCGACGCCCGCGGCGTCGACCGGGTGCTGTCCGCGCGTCCGATGCAGCACCTCGGTGACCTCAGCTTCGCGCTGTACCTGTGGCACTGGCCGGTGCTGGTCCTCTACCTGGTGGTGCAGGGCCGGGAGGAGGTCGGCCTGCGGGGCGGGCTCGGGATCGTCGCGCTGTCGCTCGTGCTGGCCGTCGCGACCTACCACGGGGTGGAGCGGCCGCTGATCGCCCGCGCTCCGGGCACCGGGCAGGGCTTCCGGCTGGGCGCCGTCTGCACCGCCGTGGTCCTGCTCGTCGCGGCCGCGTGGCAGGTCGAGGCGATGCAGCGCGACCCGGGGACGGTCGGCGTGGGCGACGCGTCGCACCCGGGCGCGGTTGCGCTGGTGTCCGGTCCGGTGGACCCGGCCCCGCTGCTCCCCGCCCCCGTGGCGGTCTACGACGACTGGGCCGAGGTCGACTGGGACTGCGCGCCGATGAGCCGCTACCCCTCCGACGTGTGCGTCCAACCGTTCGAGGGGGAGCCGCGCGAGCGCGTCGTCGTGGTCGGCGACTCCCACGCGTAGCAGCTCCTGCCCGTGCTGGAGGCCGTGGCCGCCGACGAGGGCTGGCAGCTGGCCCACATCCTGCTGGGCGCGTGCCCGTTCTCCACCGCCTCCGAGGTCGACCCGTCCTGGACCGGGTGCGTGGAGTGGAACGACGCGGCCGCCGCGGAGATCCTCGACATGGGCGCCACCGGGGTGGTCACCCTGGCCAGCCGCGACGTGCGGGTCGGGCTCACCGAGCGGACCCCGCCGGGGTTCGTGGAGCAGTGGAGGCGGCTCGCCGACGCGGGCCTGCCGGTCCTCGCGGTGCGCGACAACCCGCGGTTCGACTCCTCCATGCCGGACTGCGCGATCCAGGGCGACCCGGCGCGGTGCGGCGCCCCGCGGGAGGAGCTCTACACCGCGTCCCCGCCGTGGGCCGCGCTCGACGACCTGCCCGACAACGTCCGGTTCCTCGACATCGCCGACAGCGTCTGCGAGCCGGAGTTCTGCCCGGCCGCGATCGGCAACGTGCTGGTCTACCTCGACGACAACCACCTCAGCGCGTCCTACGCCACCTCGATGGTGCCGCTGGTCGAGGACGAGGTGCGGGCCGCGCTGGGCGGCTAGCCCCGGTCGCGGGCGGCGAGCAGCAGCTCCAGCAGCCGGGCGACGTCGGGCGGGCCCGCCACGCGGTGCGCCGCCGCGGTGTCGCCGTCGCCGACCTTCACCCCGACGTCGCCCGCGCCCAACCGGGCGAACGCGGTCTCGTCGGTGACGTCGTCGCCCGCGAACAGCACCGCGTCGGCGCCCACGCGCTCGCGCAGCACGTCGACGGCCATGCCCTTGTTCACCTGCAGCACCGCGAGGTCGAGCACGTCCTTGCCCGGGGTGGCCTCGACGCCGGGGCGGGCGGCGGGACCGGTGCGCACGGCGTCGAGCACCCGGGGGCCGACCCCGGGCCCGGCGCCGCGCACGTGCACCGCGATCCCGGCCGGCTTGTGCTCCAGCTTCACCCCGGGCTCGCCGTCGACGAGCGCGGTGACCTCGGCGGTCAGGGCGTCGAGCAGGGCGCGCTGGTCGTCGTCGAGGACGGCGCCGCCGTCGTCGAACTCCCCGCCGTGGCTGCCGACCAGCCGGATCGGGGCGCCGAAGCCGGAGGTCGCGGCGAGGTCGGCGAGGCCGCGGCCCGAGACCAGCGCCACGACGGTGCCGGGAAGCGTGGCGAGCGAGCCGAGCGCGGCGGCCGACTCCGGCAGCGGCCGCGACTCCGACGGCACGTCGACGAGCGGGGCGAGCACGCCGTCGAAGTCGAGGGCGACGAGCAGCGTCGGGACCGCGGCGATCTCGCGCACCGCCTGGTCGAGGTCCGTCACGACGGCAGCCCCAGCGCGTCGAGGAAGGACCGGGCCCAGCGGTCGACGTCGTAGGCGAGGACCTGGCGGCGCAGTGACCGCATCCGCTTGCGCGACTCGTCGGCCGGCATCGTCAGGGCCCGGTGCAGCGCGTTCTTCACGCCGTCGGTGTCGTGCGGGTTGACCAGCACCGACTCCTTCAGCTCGATCGCGGCCCCGGCGAACTCCGAGAGCACCAGCACCCCGCCGAGGTCGCTGCGGCACGCCACGTACTCCTTCGCGACGAGGTTCATGCCGTCGCGCAGGGGCGTGACCAGCATGACGTCGGCGGCGACGAAGAACGCGGCGAGCTCGTCGCGGGGCAGGGACTGGTGCAGGTAGTGCAGCACCGGGTGCCCGACGCGCGCGAACGTGCCGTTGATCCGGCCCACCGACTGCTCGATGCCGGCCCGCATCGTCTGGTAGTGCTCGACGCGCTCGCGGCTGGGCGTGGCGAGCTGGATCATCACGGTGTCGCCCGCCCGGTCCTCCTGCAGCAGCTCCTCGAACGCGCGCAGCCGGACGTCGATGCCCTTGGTGTAGTCGAGGCGGTCGACCCCGAGGATGACGCGCTCGGGGTTGCCCAGGTCGTTGCGGATCTCCTTGGCGCGCTGCTGCACCTCGGGGGTGCGGGAGAGCTCGTCGAGCTGCGCCGAGTCGATCGAGATGGGGAACGCGCCGAGCTTGACGGTGCGCCCGTCGTAGCTGACCTCGTTGCGGGCGCCGGGCCTGGCGTCGGTGAAGCGGGTGGCCAGCCAGCGGAAGTTGCGGACGCCACCGGGGGTGTGGAAGCCGACGAGGTCGGCGCCGAGCAGCCCCTCGACGATCTCCTTGCGCCACGGCAGCTGCTGGTAGAGCTCCGTGGGCGGGAACGGGATGTGCAGGAAGAAGCCGATCCGCAGGTCGGGCCGCAGCGCGCGCAGCTCGGCGGGGAGCAGCTGCAGCTGGTAGTCCTGGATCCAGACGGTGGCGTTCGGGGCGGCGACCTCGGCGACGACCTCGGCGAACCGCTTGTTGACCCGGACGTAGGCCTGCCACCAGTGCCGGTGGAACGCCGGCGGCGCGACGACGTCGTGGTAGAGCGGCCACAGCGTGCCGTTGGAGAAGCCCTCGTAGTAGTCCTCGACGTCCCTGGCCGTGAGCATGACCGGGTGCAGCGCCAGGCCGTCCTCGACGAACGGCTCGGCCTCGGCGTCGGCGAGCCCCGGCCAGCCGACCCACGCGCCCTCCCGGCTGCGCAGCATCGGCTCCAGCGCCGTGACCAGGCCGCCGGGGCTGCGCTTCCACCGCTGCGTGCCGTCCGGGAGCTTCTCCAGGTCCACCGGCAGCCGGTTGGCCACCACCACGAACTCGGCGCTCTGTTCGGCCACGGACTCTCCTCGTCGTACGGGTCATCGACGGCGGTGAGCCTACGCGGGACCGGCCTCCGGTGCGGGCTCCGCGACGGCCGGTCCGGTCGGGCGCTGCGGGCGGGTCAGGAAATCGCCGAGCGCCACCCCGGCGGCGAGCGCGAGCCCGATGCCCAGCGCGAGCGTGATGGTCACCAGGCCGTCGGAGACGCCCTCGATCGCGAGCTGGTAGAAGCCCCGGTACGCGCTGAACCCGGGCAGCAGCGGGGTGATGCCGGCCAGGGTGATCACCAGCGGCGGGACGATCCGCCCGCGGCGGAACAGCCCCGCGGCGAGCCCGACGACGATCGCGGCGGCCCCGGTCGCCGCCACCGGCCCGATGCCCGCGAGCTGCACGAGCAGGCTGTAGGAGCCGAAGCCCGCGGCCCCGGCGATCGCGGCGGCCAGCAGCGAGCGCCACGGCGCGTACCCGGCGAGCGCGTAGCCGGCCGCGGCCACCCCGGCGGCCAGGGTCGAGAGCCAGAACCGCCCGACGCCCGTCGGCAGCTCACCGGCCACCTCCAGCGGCGGTGCGAACTCGAGCCCGACGCGCAGGCCCATCACGACCCCGACCAGCAGCCCGGCGGAGAGCAGGAGGATCTCCATCGCCCGGCCGGCGGACGTGACGTAGTTGCCGGTGATCGCGTCCTGCACGGTGCCGACGACCGACAGCCCGGAGAGCAGCACCGTGATCGTCGCGGCGATGACAAGCGAGGGCCGGGTGCCCGGCGGGAACGCGCCCAGCCCGAACAGCGTCACCGTGGCCCCCGTGGCCAGCGCCCCGCCGACGACCTGCTGGTAGAACGCGGGCAGCCCGCGCCGGTTGAGCAGGCGCCCGATCCGGTCGATCGCGGCGGTGACGGCGAACGCGTAGAGGCCGGTGACCCAGCCGCCGCCGAGCAGCACGGCGATCGACGCGGCCAGCGCCGCCCAGCCGACCGTGGCCACCCAGCGCGGGTACGGGTGCCGCGAGCGGACCGCCTCGGACAGCTCGGTGGCCGCCGTGCGCACGTCGACGGAGCCGGACTCGACGCGCGCGACGATCCCCCCGACCGCGAGCAGCCGGGTGAGGTCGAGCGAGCGGTACTGCACCAGCCGCATGGACGTCACCGGGGCCGCGGCCATCCCGCGGTGGCAGCACATCGTGATCGAGGTGAACGTGATGTCGACGTCGACGGCGGACAGGCCCGCCGCCGCCGCCAGCCGCAGCATGACGCCCGTCGTCTCGTCGACGCTCTCGCCGCTGGACAGCAGCACCTCGCCCACGCGCATGCAGAGGTCGAGCACCTCCTGCACCCGGGCGTCGTCGGGGACCTGGGGTCCGATCGGCCACAGCAGCTGCACGCTGGGCGGGCCGGGTTGCAGCAGGTCGTGGGCCTCCTTGCGGAGCTTGCTGCGGACGCGCCGGGTGAAGCGGGGGGTCTGGTCGGACATGCTCAGCCGCTCGTGACGGCAGGGGTCGTGCGGGGCATGGACGCCAGGGTAGGGGCCGTCAGACTGCGGCAGCGGCGGGCGTCGTCGGGGCGTCGGCGGGGTCGAGCCGCCGCGCCGTCACCAGGGCGATCACCGCCAGGCCCGACGCGCCGAGCATCACCGCCGCCATCGCGGACGCGCTCGACCCGACGAGCGGTGAGACCGCCGCGCCCAGCCCGAACTGACCCGCCCCGAGCAGGGCCGATGCGGTGCCGGCGACGTCGCGGGCGTGGCCGGTGGCCAGCGCCGTCGCGTTGCCCATGATCAGGCCCAGGCTCGACACGGCCAGGAACAGCAGGACCAGCACCGGCCAGACCGGGGCGCCGGCCGCGGTGACGGCCAGCAGCGCGGCCGCCGCGGTGACGAGGATCGCGACGCCGATCGTGGCCTTGCGCCGCGGGTCGACGTCCCAGCGCGCGCCGAGCACCGAGACGAGGACCAGCCCGGCCGCGTTGGACGCGAACGCCGCCGCGTACCCGACCGTCGACAGGCCCAGGACGTCCTGCAGCACGAACGACGAGCCGGAGATGTAGGCGAACATCGTGCTGAACGACAGGGCGAGCACGAGCGTCCAGGCGACGTAGGGCCCGCGGCGCAGGACCGAGGCGATGTCGGCGGCGGTGCGGCGCAGACCGCCGGTGCGGCGGCGCTCCACCGGCAGCGACTCGGGCACCGCCACCAGCACCCCGACCACCATCAGCACGGCGAGGCCGGCCAGCACGACGAAGATCCCGCGCCAGCCGATCGGGTCCACCAGGCCGCTCCCGACGAGCGGGGCGACGACCGGGGCGACGCCGTTGATGGCCATCATCAGCGTGAACAGCTGGGCGGTGCGGCGGCCGGAGGTCCGGTCGACGATCACGGCGCGGGCCAGCACGATCCCGGCCGCCCCGGCGAAGCCCTGGACGAACCGCGCGCCCACCAGCACCCCGACGGTCGGCGCGAACGCCGCCCCGAGCCCGGCCAGCGCGCACACCGAGGCGCCGATCAGCAGCAGCGGCCGCCGCCCGCGCGCGTCGGACAGCGGGCCGATGACGAGCTGGCCGAGCGCCAGCCCCACCAGGAACGCGGTGAGCGTGAGCTGCACGCCCGACGCGGTCGTCCCGAGGTCGTCGACGACGCGGGGCAGCGCGGGCAGGTACATGTCCGTGGCCAGCGGCGCGATCGACGTCAGCAGGGCGAGGACGGTGATCCAGACCTTCTCGGCACGCGACATGGTTATGACTTTAGATATAACTTGCTCACGTAGTCTGCGGGATGTGACCGACTCGGAGCTCCGGACCATCGCCGCGGCCGTCCACGTGCTCTCCCGGTCCCTGCACCGCCGCGGCGTCGCCCAGGTGGGGCTCGACGTCCTGCCGCCGTCGGAGTCGAAGGTGCTGCAGCAGATCGGCGCCCGCCCCGGCTCGTCGGTCTCCGAGATCGCCCGCGCCCTGCGCCTGCAGACCAGCAACGTCAGCACCTCCGTGCGCGCCCTCGTCGCCCGCGGCCTGGTCGACCGCACCCCCGACCCCGACGACCAGCGCCGCACCCTACTGCGGCCCAGCCCCGCCGCGCTCCGGCACCGGGAGATGCTGGAGGAGGCCTGGGCGGCGATCCTCGCCGACCTCCTCGCCGACCTCGACCCCGCCGACGCCGCCCACCTCCGCGCCGCCGCCCCCGCACTGGACCGCCTGTCCCGGGCCATCACCGCCGACCCGGCCCGGACGCTCTAGGCTCGACCCACCGGCCGGTGTAGCTCAGTGGTAGAGCACTCGCCTTGTAAGCGAAAGGTCGTCGGTTCGATCCCGACCTCCGGCTCCAGGTCCGACCAGCGGTTTCTCTGCTGAGAAGATCGTCTTTGCGACACTCGTGCCACGGGATGTGCCGCGAACCGCGGGACAATTGACGTCATGGCAGGGCGTCCAGCGGCAGGTAGAGCCCGCGCGAGGGGCAACATCGGCACTCTCCGTAGCGGTGCGTTGAGGGTGCGGGTGTACGCCGGCGTCGACCCGGTGACGGGCAAGCGGCACGACCTGGTGGCCATCATCCCGCCCGGCCCCGACGCCAAGCGCGAAGCGAAGCGCACCCTCGATCGGTTCCTGCACGAGATCGCGGAGAAGCGGAACCCGCGCACGTCCGCGACGGTCGACCAGCTCCTCACCCGCTACCTCGACCAGTTCGACGGCGCCCCCAACACGCTGACGATCTATCGCAGCTACCTGCGCAACCACGTGTCTCCGTTCATCGGGCACGTGAAGGTCGGGGCGCTCGACGCGGAGATCTTGGACGCGCTGTACGCCGAGCTCCGCCGGTGCCGGCTGCACTGCAACGGCAAGCGCGGTCCGCAGCACTGGAGCCGTCACGAGCACGCGTGCGACCGCCGCTGCACCCGCCCGCACGTCTGCCGCCCCCTTGGTGCGTCGGTCGTCCGGCACGTCCACTTCCTGCTCTCCGGCGCGTTCGAGCGCGCCGTGCGGTGGCGGTGGGTCGGGATCAACCCGGTCACGATGGCGTCGCCACCGCCCGCGCCACGGCCGAACCCGCAGCCGCCGTCACCGCGGGAGGCGGCGCGGATCGTCGAGGAGTCGTGGAAGGACCCGGACTGGGGCGCGCTGGTCTGGACGGCGATGACGACGGGTGCCCGCCGCGGCGAGCTGTGCGCGATCCGCCTGCTGTCGGTGGACCTGGACGAGGGGCGCGAGACGCTGTGGCTTCGCCGGGCGATCCGAAAGGAGCACGGTGTGCTCGTCGAGGCAGAGCTGAAGACACACCAGCAGCGCCGGGTCGCGCTCGACGTGGAGACGGCGGAGATCCTGCGCGAGCACATCTCGCGGGCTCGTGCTCGCGCCGCTTCCCTCGGGCTCGTTCTGCCGGCCAGCGCTTTCCTGTTCTCCGGCTCGCCCGACAGCTCGACCTTCCCGATCCCGGACAGCGTGACCCAGCGGT
This sequence is a window from Pseudonocardia petroleophila. Protein-coding genes within it:
- the otsB gene encoding trehalose-phosphatase, producing MTDLDQAVREIAAVPTLLVALDFDGVLAPLVDVPSESRPLPESAAALGSLATLPGTVVALVSGRGLADLAATSGFGAPIRLVGSHGGEFDDGGAVLDDDQRALLDALTAEVTALVDGEPGVKLEHKPAGIAVHVRGAGPGVGPRVLDAVRTGPAARPGVEATPGKDVLDLAVLQVNKGMAVDVLRERVGADAVLFAGDDVTDETAFARLGAGDVGVKVGDGDTAAAHRVAGPPDVARLLELLLAARDRG
- a CDS encoding alpha,alpha-trehalose-phosphate synthase (UDP-forming), which encodes MAEQSAEFVVVANRLPVDLEKLPDGTQRWKRSPGGLVTALEPMLRSREGAWVGWPGLADAEAEPFVEDGLALHPVMLTARDVEDYYEGFSNGTLWPLYHDVVAPPAFHRHWWQAYVRVNKRFAEVVAEVAAPNATVWIQDYQLQLLPAELRALRPDLRIGFFLHIPFPPTELYQQLPWRKEIVEGLLGADLVGFHTPGGVRNFRWLATRFTDARPGARNEVSYDGRTVKLGAFPISIDSAQLDELSRTPEVQQRAKEIRNDLGNPERVILGVDRLDYTKGIDVRLRAFEELLQEDRAGDTVMIQLATPSRERVEHYQTMRAGIEQSVGRINGTFARVGHPVLHYLHQSLPRDELAAFFVAADVMLVTPLRDGMNLVAKEYVACRSDLGGVLVLSEFAGAAIELKESVLVNPHDTDGVKNALHRALTMPADESRKRMRSLRRQVLAYDVDRWARSFLDALGLPS
- a CDS encoding threonine/serine ThrE exporter family protein, whose product is MSDQTPRFTRRVRSKLRKEAHDLLQPGPPSVQLLWPIGPQVPDDARVQEVLDLCMRVGEVLLSSGESVDETTGVMLRLAAAAGLSAVDVDITFTSITMCCHRGMAAAPVTSMRLVQYRSLDLTRLLAVGGIVARVESGSVDVRTAATELSEAVRSRHPYPRWVATVGWAALAASIAVLLGGGWVTGLYAFAVTAAIDRIGRLLNRRGLPAFYQQVVGGALATGATVTLFGLGAFPPGTRPSLVIAATITVLLSGLSVVGTVQDAITGNYVTSAGRAMEILLLSAGLLVGVVMGLRVGLEFAPPLEVAGELPTGVGRFWLSTLAAGVAAAGYALAGYAPWRSLLAAAIAGAAGFGSYSLLVQLAGIGPVAATGAAAIVVGLAAGLFRRGRIVPPLVITLAGITPLLPGFSAYRGFYQLAIEGVSDGLVTITLALGIGLALAAGVALGDFLTRPQRPTGPAVAEPAPEAGPA
- a CDS encoding multidrug effflux MFS transporter gives rise to the protein MSRAEKVWITVLALLTSIAPLATDMYLPALPRVVDDLGTTASGVQLTLTAFLVGLALGQLVIGPLSDARGRRPLLLIGASVCALAGLGAAFAPTVGVLVGARFVQGFAGAAGIVLARAVIVDRTSGRRTAQLFTLMMAINGVAPVVAPLVGSGLVDPIGWRGIFVVLAGLAVLMVVGVLVAVPESLPVERRRTGGLRRTAADIASVLRRGPYVAWTLVLALSFSTMFAYISGSSFVLQDVLGLSTVGYAAAFASNAAGLVLVSVLGARWDVDPRRKATIGVAILVTAAAALLAVTAAGAPVWPVLVLLFLAVSSLGLIMGNATALATGHARDVAGTASALLGAGQFGLGAAVSPLVGSSASAMAAVMLGASGLAVIALVTARRLDPADAPTTPAAAAV
- a CDS encoding MarR family winged helix-turn-helix transcriptional regulator, with product MTDSELRTIAAAVHVLSRSLHRRGVAQVGLDVLPPSESKVLQQIGARPGSSVSEIARALRLQTSNVSTSVRALVARGLVDRTPDPDDQRRTLLRPSPAALRHREMLEEAWAAILADLLADLDPADAAHLRAAAPALDRLSRAITADPARTL
- a CDS encoding site-specific integrase — protein: MRVYAGVDPVTGKRHDLVAIIPPGPDAKREAKRTLDRFLHEIAEKRNPRTSATVDQLLTRYLDQFDGAPNTLTIYRSYLRNHVSPFIGHVKVGALDAEILDALYAELRRCRLHCNGKRGPQHWSRHEHACDRRCTRPHVCRPLGASVVRHVHFLLSGAFERAVRWRWVGINPVTMASPPPAPRPNPQPPSPREAARIVEESWKDPDWGALVWTAMTTGARRGELCAIRLLSVDLDEGRETLWLRRAIRKEHGVLVEAELKTHQQRRVALDVETAEILREHISRARARAASLGLVLPASAFLFSGSPDSSTFPIPDSVTQRYDRLAVRLDIATTFHRLRHYSATELIAAGVDPRTVAGRLGHGGGGTTTLKTYSAWVSEADQRAAERLSARMPRRPPPQLS